AACCAATATTCCTTTCAATGTATCGGACGATCCTTTAAGAGCCGTGGCAATTGGCACAGGGATTGCTTTGAAAAATGCCGATAAGTTTTCATTTCTAATGAGATAAAAATATTGATGATTTTTGATTGAACAATTCGGTTTTTTTATTTTTAATTGTTGATTTTTAATTGATAAAATTTGAAATTATAATTTTCTAAAAATATATAGCTTTAATTTGTAAATATTAGTTGTGAGGAGTTTAATAAGGTTAATAGTAAGATTTCATGCTTTTCTAATTTTTATTGTTTTTGAAATATTTTCCTTTATTTTAGTAGTTGAATACAACCAGCCTCACAAATCTATTTTCTTAAATTCGAGCAATATTGTCAGCGGAAATATTTTTAATTCATATAATTCCTTCATCGAATATCTTTCGTTAAAACAAGCAAATTTTGAACTTGCAGAAGAAAATGCACTACTGTACAGAAGCTACAAACCCGAAATTCTTATTAGCGAGGCATTTGAAGAAAAAACGATAACTACCAATGAGATGCAATATCGCTACATTCCTGCAAAAGTGATAAACAATACCATAAATAAAAAATACAATTATTTGACTTTAAATAAGGGAAAAAGTGATTCGATAAAACCAGAGATGGCAGTTTTTTCTCCTTCAGGAGTAGTAGGAATCGTCCAAAATGTATCTTCAAAATTCTCATCAGTAATTTCACTCTTAAACCCAAATATGAGATTGAGTGCAAAAATTAAGAAAAATGGATATTTTGGTTCTATTAATTGGGACGGAACCGATTTTAAAATCGTTTCTTTAAACGAAATTCCTTCGCACGTTATAGTAAATGAAGGAGACACTATTGTTACAAGCGGATATTCTGCAATATTTCCAGAGAATTTACTAATTGGAACTGTTTCCGAAGTAGAAAACGAAAAAACAAGTAATTTTCATTCTATCAAAGTTAGACTTTTGGCAAGTTTTAAAAATCTTTCTTATGTATATATTATCGAAAACAAACTATTTACAGAACAACGAGAATTAGAGAATCTATCGACAAATGATTAATATTATTTCAAGAAATATATTTCGCTTTATTTTTTTGATACTGTTGCAGGTTTTGATCCTTAACAATATGAACTTCAGCGGATTTGTAAATCCATATCTATATATTTTGTTTGTTTTGCTTTTGCCATTTGAAACTCCACGATGGTTTCTGATTTTCACGAGTTTTCTCTTAGGCTTATCAATCGATATTTTTTCCGACTCGCTCGGGATGCACGCATTTGCAAGTGTTTCAATTGCTTTTTTGAGGCCTTATGTGCTCAATTTTATTTCTCCACGTGATGGATACGAGCCCGGCACTTTCCCAAGAATTTTTTATTTTGGATTTTTATGGTTTGCAAAATACTCGATAATAATCATATTTGTGCACCACTTTTTCTATTTTCTTATAGAAGCATTTAGTTTTCAAGGATTTGATTTTACAATGATAAAGGTATTTTTGAGTTCAATATTCACTTTTATAGTTGTAATACTATCGCAATATTTGATTTTCAGAAAATAGAAAAAATCTACAATTATTCCAATACAAAATGATAGGTAATAGTACCTGTTTGAACATAATTGGCATTGGAATTTTTATTGAATTTTGCCTTTAGAGCCGCTTCTTTTGCAACTCTACACAAATGTTTGTCGAGAGTAGTCGAACCTTTAACTCCTGCATTTGCAGATATTACTTTTCCTGTTTTGTCAACTTTTATTTCAACTACCACAATTCCCTCTTTCTGGCTTGTATCAATTGGTTTCGGAAGACTTCCAATAAGTTTTCTGCCATTTAAGCTCCATTTGTTTCCGCTATTGCCCAACCCCGAGCCTTCACGATTTTTGCTATTTATATCTCCATCAGGTTTCCCCTGGTTACCTAATCCTTTTTTTTCTCCTTCGCCTGATGTCGAATTATTATCACCTTTTCCTTTAAATAATGCCTGCTTATTTACCTCTCTTGGTTTTTCAACAACTTCTTCATTTTTTTCTTCTGGCTCTTCTTTTACTGTTTCCTCGTTTTCAGTTTTTTCAGTTTTTTCAATAGGGTCGTTTTTCTCTTCCTTTTTTTCTTTTTTTATCGAATTTTCAACAGATACGCTCTCTTCCATATCTTGCGTAACAATTTCCTTTTCCGATTTTGTGTTCGATGATTGGGCAGTATTTGCTTTTTTTGGCACAGGCTGAACAGTCTCATTTTTTTTTGGTTCAACAAAACCTTCACCAACATCACTGGTGCCAAAATTAATTAAAAATCCTTCTTCCTCCGGCATAGGTAGCGGAGTGGTAAAGCCGAATATTATTACAAAAATTAAAATTATCAGATGGAATACTGAAGTGCCTAGTATCCCTCTTTTATGTTTTTTAAAATAATTTCTGATTTCCATAACTTCTAACTTTATTCTTTAGGGACTAGTAGCCAATACCATCTTGTATTTATTTCTTTTTGCAATATTCATAACTTTCACAACTTCTTCAATTGGAACGGTTTTTTCTACATGTAACGAAATGTATATATCTGATCCTAAACCTAATCTCTCTTGAAGAACAGATTCAAGCGAATTAATATTGTATTGCTCCTGATTTCCTGATGAAGGATTATACAAAAAAATGTTATAATCTTTATCAATTGAAACCGCAAGGTTTGGTTTTGCAGCGGTTTGATTATTACTTTTTGGCAATAACAACTTTAAGGCATTTGGATGAATCAAAGTTGAAGTTACCATAAAAAATATAAGTAATAAAAAAACTATATCTGTCATTGAAGACATACTAAAACTTGCACTTACTTTATTTCTTGAACGTAAAGCCATTTCTTTTGAATTAAATTGTTTTTTTAACTGGCAGGCTCGTTTAAAAGATCCATAAATTCTGTGGTTGAAGCTTCGAGTTTGAATACAACTTTTTCAACTTTTGCCACTAATATATTATAGGCAAAATATGCAATAATCCCAACAATCAGACCAGCTACAGTTGTTACCATTGCAGCATATATTCCGCTTGAAAGCAATGAAACATCAATATTGTTTCCGGCATTCGACATATTATAAAATGCATCAATCATGCCCATAACAGTTCCAAGAAATCCTATCATTGGGGCAGCTCCTGCAACTGTAGCTAATGTTGGTAAACCTTTTTCGAGTTTCGATACTTCCAATTTACCTACGTTTTCAATGGCGGCATTCACATCGTTCAGAGGTCTTCCTATTCGGTTAATTCCTTTTTCAATCATTCGGGCAACCGGACTATTTATTGATTTACAAATAGTTAACGATGCCTCAACTTTTCCATCAAGAATGTATTGTTTGATATTGTTCATAAAGTTAGAGTCTATTTTAGCAGCTTTTTGAATTGCCGAATATCTTTCGAAAAAGATATAAACAGCAATTATGGATAAAACC
The Bacteroidota bacterium DNA segment above includes these coding regions:
- the mreC gene encoding rod shape-determining protein MreC; translated protein: MRSLIRLIVRFHAFLIFIVFEIFSFILVVEYNQPHKSIFLNSSNIVSGNIFNSYNSFIEYLSLKQANFELAEENALLYRSYKPEILISEAFEEKTITTNEMQYRYIPAKVINNTINKKYNYLTLNKGKSDSIKPEMAVFSPSGVVGIVQNVSSKFSSVISLLNPNMRLSAKIKKNGYFGSINWDGTDFKIVSLNEIPSHVIVNEGDTIVTSGYSAIFPENLLIGTVSEVENEKTSNFHSIKVRLLASFKNLSYVYIIENKLFTEQRELENLSTND
- the mreD gene encoding rod shape-determining protein MreD produces the protein MINIISRNIFRFIFLILLQVLILNNMNFSGFVNPYLYILFVLLLPFETPRWFLIFTSFLLGLSIDIFSDSLGMHAFASVSIAFLRPYVLNFISPRDGYEPGTFPRIFYFGFLWFAKYSIIIIFVHHFFYFLIEAFSFQGFDFTMIKVFLSSIFTFIVVILSQYLIFRK
- a CDS encoding energy transducer TonB — protein: MEIRNYFKKHKRGILGTSVFHLIILIFVIIFGFTTPLPMPEEEGFLINFGTSDVGEGFVEPKKNETVQPVPKKANTAQSSNTKSEKEIVTQDMEESVSVENSIKKEKKEEKNDPIEKTEKTENEETVKEEPEEKNEEVVEKPREVNKQALFKGKGDNNSTSGEGEKKGLGNQGKPDGDINSKNREGSGLGNSGNKWSLNGRKLIGSLPKPIDTSQKEGIVVVEIKVDKTGKVISANAGVKGSTTLDKHLCRVAKEAALKAKFNKNSNANYVQTGTITYHFVLE
- a CDS encoding biopolymer transporter ExbD, translating into MALRSRNKVSASFSMSSMTDIVFLLLIFFMVTSTLIHPNALKLLLPKSNNQTAAKPNLAVSIDKDYNIFLYNPSSGNQEQYNINSLESVLQERLGLGSDIYISLHVEKTVPIEEVVKVMNIAKRNKYKMVLATSP
- a CDS encoding MotA/TolQ/ExbB proton channel family protein; amino-acid sequence: MSLFSILQINIADTSAVSAATEEKLSFIELALKGGYIMIPILVLSIIAVYIFFERYSAIQKAAKIDSNFMNNIKQYILDGKVEASLTICKSINSPVARMIEKGINRIGRPLNDVNAAIENVGKLEVSKLEKGLPTLATVAGAAPMIGFLGTVMGMIDAFYNMSNAGNNIDVSLLSSGIYAAMVTTVAGLIVGIIAYFAYNILVAKVEKVVFKLEASTTEFMDLLNEPAS